The sequence ACGGGCAACTACCTAGTACATAATAAACACAATTTTTTAGTAAAGTAGCATTGAGTATATTATTCTTCTTAGTAAAGTAACATTGAGTATATCTTTGTAAAGAGAAACTAGATGACATTTTTGTGAGacaataccaaaaaaaaagaaaaaaatcttttgtttccatatttacTCGACAAATAAATTCGGAAAATCTGGAAACTGACTGTGTTTGATAATAACTTGACGAGCAAGGCTACTCCTCTTATATTATTAATACGGAGGGCAGCACGATTAGGGTTTCTTCTTACTTAGGAAGGTATTCATGTCTCTGCTTATCAGCCGGCTGTCGAAGCTCCGTCTTGGGAAATCTCGAAGATCACCTCTTCTCTCAAATGGATTTTCATCATCCTTGAGGAAAGAGCAAACCCCTCCATGTTACATCGTCTTAGCTGAACTCTGTGAACCTTATAAAGCCGGTCTCGGAAAACTCTACATTTCCAGGGTTCATAATGATATGATTGATCGGGAGAGGAAGGTGGTGCATGGGGAGTTGGTGTATAATGATATATTTGGTACAGTGGTAACGATCGGCGCATCTAATGGATGGGTAGCTACTTTGAATGGCAAAGACGGAATCATGCGTCTCCAAGATGATCTAAACCCGTACGCATCGTATACGGATCCTAAGCGTATCCCCCTGCCTCCTCTTGTGACTCTCCCACGTTGCCAAACCCAAATCGTCACCAACGTGTCAATGTCCTCATCTTCTCCAGAGGATGAAGACTGTGTTGTGGCTGTCAAGTTCTTGGGACCTCAGCTAAGTTTTTGTAGACCAGCTCATACTAAACCCGAGTGGGTCAACATCAGGATCGATAACCCATGCTTCTACTCCTCACGTGTTATGTTTTCCAAGAAAGACAACGTGTTTCGCATTCTCGGAGCTGGAGGCCATCTCATGGGATCATGGGATCTCCAGAATCACAAACACAAGATTCAGAGGTTGCGCTTTGAAAACATTCCCGTGTTAACCAAGCCCACTAACGAGTTTATGGATTCGTGCTGCACGTACGAGCACTTGGTGGAGTCAGTAACCACCAGCGAAACTTTCATGCTTAAGCAGTACAAGAAGACTAGCGAGATAGTCGAAGGCGTTGCCAGCATGAAAACAAGAAATTTAATGGTGTTCAAGCTAGACGATGAAGGAAATGCAGTTTACACTCAAGACATTGGAGGTCTCGTCATTTTCCTCTCAATGTCTGAACCTTTTTGTGTCCCGGCTAGCTCATTCCGGTTGCTCCCTAACAGCGTCGAAACCTTGGATTCATGCGAACATGGATTTGTCGATCTGGATGATCGCTACGCTTATACAAATATTGGTTGTCCCAACCCGGCCCCTTTCTTTATTCCACCACAAAATATAGACTAGTAACTGTTTTGTAATAGTCAGAGAGTCATGCATCCACCACTAAAACTTTTTTATATCTTACCAGTTAATTGGTGTTATAGTTCTTAGCTTATTTTTGctgtatgtttttgtttttatatcttACCACTTATATTCACGCCCTTTCTTTATTCCACCACAAAATATAGACTAGTAAGTGTTTTTGTAATAGTCAGAGAGTCATGCATCCACAACTAAAAACTTTTTATATCTTATCAGTTGGTGTCATAGCTAGATCTTAACTTATTTTTGctgtatgttttgtttttatatctTACCACTTATATTCATGCGGACATCATATCCCTTTAATACATAAAAgtaaagaaaatatagaaaacagcGTATTTTTCTTCAGTTAAAGACATCAAACTTTTCAAATGTGTGAAAAAAAATCGTTTTAAGGTGATGTCAAAGTCAGACAAATAAACATCAATAAAAGGGAAATAACATGAAGTAATAAGTATAATAAAGACATAAATACTTTATGATAAACTGTGGTAGTTTCATATCCAGAAAAATGGATTTAGCAAAAAACTGCATTCATTGTTGTGCCAGTTGTTAGTATTTTACTATTAGGTCCTTTATCCCATAACATTGTGTTTATccaattattgtttttatttgttaacaAGAATGCAAAGTCATATTTATCATACGAAagtatcatttttttgttattacaaAAAGCAAAGGAAATCATTTTTTAAGTAGAGAAAGACTCATATGCGAATGTAACATTGAGTACATATTTGTAAAGAGCACAAATAAATACGAAAAAATCTCGAAACGACTGCGTTTTATAAAAACTTGGCTGGCAAGGCTACTCCTCTTATATTAATTGATTAGGGTGAATAGGGTTTCTTAGTTATCCATTAAGAACGTTAGTGTTTCTCTATTCATAATTCATGTCTCTAATTCTCAGCCGGCTGTCGAAGCTCCGTCTTGGGAAATCTCGAAGATCAACTCTTCCTCTACTTCTCTCTAATGGATTCTCTTCTTCCTTGAGGAAAAAGCAAACCCCTCCTTGTATAATCTTAGCTGAACCTTGTGAACCTTATGAAGCCTTTCTAGGAAAACTCGTCAGATACAACGTTAATGATAGAACCATGACTAAGTTGGAAAAGAAGGTGCGTGCGGAGTTGGTGTATAATGATATATTTGGTACAGTGGTAACGATCGGGGCATCTAATGGATGGGTAGCTACTTTGAATGGCAAAGACGGAATCCTGCGTCTCCAAGATGATCTAAACCCGTATGCATCGTATACAGATCCTAGACGCATCCCTCTGCCTCCTCTTGTGACTCTTCCACGTTGCCAAACCCAGATCGTCACCAACGTGTCAATGTCCTCATCTTCtccagatgatgatgaagactGTGTTGTGGCTGTCAAGTTCTTGGGACCTCAGCTCAGTTTTTGCAGACCAGCTCATAGTAGAAACGAGTGGGTCAACATCAGGATCGATAACCCTTGCTTCTTCTCTTCTCGTGTTATGTTTTCCAAGAAAGACAACGTGTTTCGCATTCTCGGAGCTGGAGGCCACATCATGGGATCATGGGATCTCCAGAATCACAAACACAAGATTCAGAGGTTGCGCTTTGAAAACATTCCCGAGTTAACCAAGACCACCAACGAGCTTATGGATTCGTGCTGCACGTACGAGCACTTAGTGGAGTCAGTAACCACCGGTGAAACTTTCATTGTCAAACAATACAAGAAGAGTAGCGAGATAGACAAAGGTGTTGCCAAAATGAAAACAGAAAATTTAATGGTGTTCAAGCTAGACGGTGAAGGACACGCGGTTCACACTCGAGACATTGGAGGTCTTGTCATTTTCCTCTCAATGTCTGAACCTTTTTGTGTCCCGGCTAGCTCTTTTCCTGACCTGTTCCCTAACAGCGTCGAAAGCTTGGATGCATGCGAAAATGGATTTTTCGATCTAGCTGACTACTACGTTGTTACAACTATTTCTCCAACGGCGGCCCCTTATTTTATTCCACCACAGAATATAGACTAGTAAGTCTTACAAGTAATAGTCAAAGACATGCATCCACAGTTAAAAgctttgatatattaatattcaCTAGCAGATTCCGCTATGACCTCTTGGTGTCATTATAAATCATAGCTTGTTTTTGTTGTTCCAGTTTTGAAGTTGCAACCAAGATAAAATTTGTGTTTCTTTATTGCATTTGTCCCTTCAGtattacataaaaaaataatcGTTTTTCTTTGCGTTGAACTCACTATGAATTTATTTTGACAAGGGTAATCAACTTCTTAATTTTATACACGCTCACATGTTTGTCTGATCATGCACATTTGTAACTCACacttgttaaagaaaaaaagttagttATATTGGGTTCGGTTTGATGCCTTTCTGTCATAGGGCATTTCCAtcggtttttttttcaattatatttttttgtcagcttattttcagttatatttatacatttcaaaaaaaaaattgttggatattttactaatttcgcatataaaaatgattttaaatgatatattctttttaattaaaattactgTTACAAgataaaatatgacaatatgtCATATACATTTTTGTTTGCATAAATACTATGCCATATATATGGtttaaaaggaaaataaaattacaactaTCATAAAGATTTGAATTCATAAACAATATGAATTATACCTTTGAAGTTTTCCACCACCAATTCATTAGAAGATATGGGTATAAGAGAGATTGACTACTAACTTAACCACGAATCGGAGCTGCGCACAAAACTTAACCATGAAGTCAATTTCTGACTATAGAAAGAGAGATTGACTAAATTTATTAGAATATTTTGCGAATTTTAAATTGCTGTTTGTACTTTAGTGCATTGCAGCCTgcataaataaagaaaaatgttGGACTTGGAAAGAGACGTTCTCGTGGCCAACATATCTAGTCTACAGAGAATCGTCCGTAACTTGACGCGGCGAGAGTGTATAGGAACACGTGTCGTACGCTAAGTGGTCATCATGCAAGCAATGGTAGTTTGTTCTTCAAGGGAAAGAAAGGAGTTTTactcaaatattattatataaattagttaacATTAGAGTGTTAACTTCCTTTCTTTTCTAAAGCACTCAtatcttttgaatttttttgtttttattatattagtttctctatttaaattattgttttccaattctgtacatatatatatatatatatatatataattattataaaaatttgttaGATTCCATTTCTTTATACATTATACGCATTTTGCTTGGGGTCTAAACACACAAAAGAGTAGAGtggatatctttttttttgagaacCAAGAGTAGAGTGGATGGTTCATTTGCTTAATTTTAACGGTTTCATTTGAGAAATAGATTATTCtcttaaaatgatttttttaacttttatcaCTACGTTAGAAAGAATTTTGTGCTAATTATTTTACGTTTATCCCGACTCTCAACCActgttttattagtttataagaATAGACTGATATGTTATAACGGTACGTCTCAGTTTatgataatgttttttgtttttccatacaaaaaaaaacaaatcattatcttttatttacgggacatttgctaaaactaacccaaatattcaagtcaaatgtaaaagtataccccactttcagtcaaatgcaaaaccaacctaaaggagtaatgaaagtactatttaacccttatgaccaaacaaaaaacagaaatgtattttacgtttctatcctttgCAAGTCTACAtgtaataaaagaagtctacatatatatagacttcctacgaagtctacacatttatagacttgttttgtagtctacactctaatttgatctaataatttaattttgaaaatgtataaaaataattattgtgatatttttaactaatcatcaatataatggataatatgaagtaaataaattaaaatttcatataatcgaacaattttgaagaatatatactaatttagttatcatgtgttagactatgttcatagtttagaaacaaaaggttctaacatgttatgtcttttagtagttgatttcatagggttagattttagattttgttttttttttgttttattaacttaaatctgcataCTAATTTTTAGtagta comes from Brassica rapa cultivar Chiifu-401-42 chromosome A02, CAAS_Brap_v3.01, whole genome shotgun sequence and encodes:
- the LOC103851980 gene encoding uncharacterized protein LOC103851980: MSLILSRLSKLRLGKSRRSTLPLLLSNGFSSSLRKKQTPPCIILAEPCEPYEAFLGKLVRYNVNDRTMTKLEKKVRAELVYNDIFGTVVTIGASNGWVATLNGKDGILRLQDDLNPYASYTDPRRIPLPPLVTLPRCQTQIVTNVSMSSSSPDDDEDCVVAVKFLGPQLSFCRPAHSRNEWVNIRIDNPCFFSSRVMFSKKDNVFRILGAGGHIMGSWDLQNHKHKIQRLRFENIPELTKTTNELMDSCCTYEHLVESVTTGETFIVKQYKKSSEIDKGVAKMKTENLMVFKLDGEGHAVHTRDIGGLVIFLSMSEPFCVPASSFPDLFPNSVESLDACENGFFDLADYYVVTTISPTAAPYFIPPQNID
- the LOC103851979 gene encoding uncharacterized protein LOC103851979; the protein is MSLLISRLSKLRLGKSRRSPLLSNGFSSSLRKEQTPPCYIVLAELCEPYKAGLGKLYISRVHNDMIDRERKVVHGELVYNDIFGTVVTIGASNGWVATLNGKDGIMRLQDDLNPYASYTDPKRIPLPPLVTLPRCQTQIVTNVSMSSSSPEDEDCVVAVKFLGPQLSFCRPAHTKPEWVNIRIDNPCFYSSRVMFSKKDNVFRILGAGGHLMGSWDLQNHKHKIQRLRFENIPVLTKPTNEFMDSCCTYEHLVESVTTSETFMLKQYKKTSEIVEGVASMKTRNLMVFKLDDEGNAVYTQDIGGLVIFLSMSEPFCVPASSFRLLPNSVETLDSCEHGFVDLDDRYAYTNIGCPNPAPFFIPPQNID